The sequence CCATGTAGCCCTTGTTGCAGATGGAACAGACGTGGCAAGGCAGCATTTGGTCTGATGTTGTTTCTCCCTTCATGGAGTGTGATTCCTTGGATGGATTCTCTTGGTCTTGATCTTCATCCTTGATGGAACCTCTTTCCTCCACATCCCTAACTTTGATGTTGAGCTCCTCTGCGGTGTGTGATTCTACATGCGTGTTAAGCTCCTCTGAGGTCGGGAAGGCTCTCTTACAAGGGATGCATACGTACAGGTAGTCGTCTAAAGCTGGTTCAAACCCAGGCTGCGGCTGATAGATGTAGCTGGCGTTCTTGTTTCCATTCGTTGGCTCCTCCTCGTTCTCACTCTGGATGCTTTTCTCACTGTTCTCCAGGTCATTCTCTAATGTTAACTCTGCCTCTCTAATCTCCTCTTGGTCCTCCAGCTCCGATGgcaccctctcctctccatggTCCAGCTCTCCACTTGCCACTCCCTGACTCTTACCTTGCACTTTGTCCATGGTTTCCAAAGAGCTCTCGCTGCTGCTTCTGGGCCTCTTGCGACCTGTGCTTTGCTGGGAATCTGTGGCCACCTTTGGGTGCTGCTGCACATCCCCTTGCTTGGGTCTTTGATTACAGACAGCTGAGGTGGAGTTGGACGGTATATCGTCAGACGAGGTGCTGTTGCTGGTGGAGTGGGTGCCAGACTGTGGCGAGCCCTGCTGTAGGCTGCTGGGACTAATTTCCTCTGTGGCTGTACTGCCTGTTGGACTCTTTGTAGTCAGCTGCAGGCTGAGGTCGAGCCCCATTTCAGTACTGTTATTGATTTTAACCACTGGAGATGGGTTAAGAGACAGATACTGTGCAAAATACAGCTCCTCCTCAGAGAGATCCTCCCTTTGGTGCCCATTCTGTATCTGCTTATGACTCCTGGCTACGTCCTTGGAGTGGTGATTGTCGCTGAGTCTGAGGGGAGCGCAGGAGGGGCGACGGGGGTAGAACAAATGCCCATAAAGTGTTAGAGAAGTCGCGGTGGAGGACGGTGTCTTATTTGAGCTGGAGGATTTGAGTGTCCTGCGACAGAGAGCTGCTAGGTCTGACAGCTGGAGGTAGGATGCAGCTGTGAGGAGGGCAGACACATCCTGATCATTAACATGATAGGAGTGAGGCAGCTGGCCTGTGTAGATGAAGTCTAATACCTAGAGGAAAGAGGCGGCAGGAGGGGAGGGAACAGAGAACAGCCATGTCATTGCTATTATTAAAATAGCTCACTAAAAATGTTTCAAGATAATTACAAATCATCATTCTTGTGAAACACCTCCTGGACACGCTCACCTGTCTGAACGCAGAGGGCTTCACCATGTCTGTGTCCAAGTTGATGAGGTTATCATGGAGCACCAGGGATTTAAAgtagctgctgctggctgccagGATGTTCTTGTGGGCCCGGAAGAGAGCGTTGTCCACCATGATGATCACATCACACAGGTATCCTTTGCATCGCTGCTGGTTCAGCTGCATCAGAAGCTGCTTGGCATAATTTGGCTGCTCCATTACAAAGACTTTGGTTTAGAAACCTGCGAGACTGTGGAGGGGATGGACAGACAAAAAAGCCTTATATTCTCATTTCAAATATTGCACAACCAATTCAAAGACTtgattgaagtgcagatttTTATGTAACTACAAGTTTTAAAAGTCCAAACCAAAGCCTATAGAGAGAGAAGGCTGAACCACGATTTACtgcagtgagacagaaaaaagtgcaGTACTGTCTTTTGGCCATCGGTTGTAAAATTAGGATACTTTCAGAGGATTTTTATTAGCATTGAGACTATATATTTCCCTAAATCATTacagatttcattcatcaaaGCTCATAGAACCGTGTATGTTCTGAACCAGTGTCTAATCATTTTCAATagtgcacagtaaaaaaaacaactataatttagagagctgattttatAGAAAAGTCCCATGGACTGCTGTTCATTTCACCCTGTTTAGCCAAGTTGCAACTCTCTACATCACCCCGTGGAGGTGGCCTCACACATTCTTGAAGGTGGGATATCGCCTTTTATAAACTACCTCTGGCCCAAACTGTCTAAGCTGCTTGAGTCACCATAAAGGATAGTCTTCAGCAAATGCTCGCTAAACGCAACTGTTTATGTTATTTACATTGACCCAGACTTGTTTCTAGTTTCTTGGCTACACAGTTGAAGATCAAAGAAAGCACTATGGATTGGATGCTCTATGTCTGTCGCATAATTTCTCAGCCTCTGCTGCCGATTTTGTTTGAAACTTGGGGGAATGATGGTTGAATATAAACCTGGCTGTACCACCACAGCGGCACGACCAGCCAACAGGGCTCTAAACTTCACaatcagtttctcaaacactgCTGGGTCAAGTCTGATGACTCTTTAggtaattttgcatttttacatgcaaaattttacacacatttttgcatttttatccaGTATTTAGAAAACGAAATTTGCCccaacacatcacacatacataaaaaacaattacattcaGGGTGACTTGCACCAATCTTGGGGAACATGATTTGAACTGAAATCCAAGATGCCAACTGACCCTGGGCTACTTTAAATACTTCAACAGATACCCAGGGGCAATATCAGGGAGATAGAGTGGGTAAAAATAGACAGAGTGCCCCGCCCTGGCCCGCTCtatctgctgcagcacagttAGATTCTGGTGAAACGGAGTGAAACAACCCTGATAGCTATCCTGCCATTATCACTGCTCCCAGCCCCATTCGGCCTGAGCCAAGCTCTGCTGCACTATCTGCACCCCCAGTATTGACTGTTTGCCATTGATCAACTAAAATAGAACGCATTAAATGGTTAAAATCATGACTggtttccacacacacagtaaaaagtCACTTTGCATCCTTGCAGAGATTTCAGGTTCAGCTGCAGATGTTTCCTGTCTCCATCCTCAGTGTGAGAAATCAGCTCTCtagtagtctttttttttttttttttttttttttgaaagtgcaGTGTTATGCATtaacacaaagcagcagaaacattATTCAGCTGGGAAAATACAGAACCAAAGAAAGATGAGGAATAGTACAGACATGATGAGCACATATGGTGGCAAAAACTGActttattcagttatttaacTTCTGAGCAGATCAGTCTCTTCAGGTATTCAAGACATCTGTGATAAACGGTTTTGATATAACCTGACCAACATCTCATGTCCTTTTTGGTACACGCATTGTACAAAGCAACGATTGTCAAACTGTGGGTCCTGGCCCACTGGAGGGTCCCAGCGTGGAGACACGTGGGTCATGGGAAAGCTGCATCAAATGCATTCTTTTCTCAATAATCAGGGATAGAAATGTGTCATTTATGCAAAGCAGGCTCATAATGATAAATGGCAGAATGACTACATCCACCATTTTTTAGGTTTAAgggtaaatatatatatatatatatatatatatatatatatatatatactgatgCTTTTCAGTTgatttaaatgtgattttatgtAATGTCCAAcaaataataacacattttattaatttatctgCAAAAACAATTCAGTGccattcctggaaaaaaaaaaacaactgactgcctgtctgtaaGGTTTCTCATTCTTTCTGAATCCAAAATCCAAATTGTTGTTGCAAAAGCCAATATTACCTATGCATTAGCCTCCACAAATGATTTCTGAGTGATATGTAAAAAAaggaatacaaacaaacaaacaaacaaacaaccataGTTTATAGAAATGAGTACAATTGGAGATAACTGATTTTGCAAATTAACTCAAATATTGCAGGATCACCTTATTTCACCCTAATGATGGATATAAgtgcactgaattttttttatttatttaactgttgAAAATATGTGATAGGTCCTGGGCAAACAGCACCTCAACATGTGGGACCTAGCAATGAAAGGTTTGGGTTCAGAGTACCGCTTCAGTGTCTGAGCAGCATCTGTTTTGCCACAGATAGGTGCTGAATGGTATCTCGCGGGGACACTGGTATTGGCTGGCACAAAGTTAGAATATTTCTGCTGATAAGTCGGAGCAACATCTGTTTTGCCATGCACAGATACAGAATAGCCCTATCTCACCAGAGCCGCTCCTTCTAAAAATACACAGGCCGTCTACCTATCTGAGAGGTGCACACTTATTGGGTTTCCAGCCACCCGACCTCGGGGTGCCTGACCCAGGCAGCGATCCGGTCACACTGCATAATTTAACACGCAGCTCTTTGCTTGACTGTTGCTGTTCAATCAAATGTCTTCAGGCTCAAAAATGTCTAACTAGACGCCCAAGAGTGCAAAGAAAAGTCTCCAGAAGTTTGCTCTGAGGTGAATTCTCTGTTAACAACCATGTTCCCTCAGTTttacaacgtgtgtgtgtgtgtgtctgcagcaagAGCACCGACAAATGTcatgacaaataaaacagattcCTTCactgagtgggaaaaaaatgcattcagctAATGCCCAACAGGCTGTGATGGACGCCTTAAACTGTGAGGAAAGTTAAGTGATATTACACCACAGTGacctaattacatttactcatcttactgtaactgagtagctttttagTACACTTTTGAGTATTTTGAGTCAGTAATCAATCATTTTCCattcagtacatttttgcttaGGTATTATACtcagctacattttaaatcacaccaTCACAGAGTACAAATTTTTGTTGGATCTATAACCATCAGccttttgtcatttccaaactCCAAGTTAAAACAATAGCAGAATCTCACTTTTGCAGCttaattatgtattttatttttcttaaattaaaGCCCTGTTCTGAGAGTTGTTACTCCCATATCACTCCCaggtttgttatttttgttattgaCTCTGGGAATAACAAAACCTGTGTGGTAGCACACTCATTCAGCCCCTCTTTGAAAAGCAAATCTGATTAAGAGGATTATTTCATCCCTACTTGATCCTGTCTGCCATCTGACCCTCTAAGCAGACGGACAGTTTAACTCTTGGAAAAGTCCTGCAAGGGTCAATCTGATTAATTAAATGGCAAGTTAGCCAAAATGATCCCTATATTCATACTTAGAGAGCACCGCTAAACTACACTTCATCTTTAAATGTTACTAGTTGCACCTCAGGAAGCAAATGACATTCACAAAGATGCTCCCTGTTagtacaagaaaatgatccCCACTGCAAGAAGCGAGGACACACACTTAGCCAGACATCACACAGCCTCAAAGTAATCCACACAACTGAGAAAGGATGATTTAATGTTCTTTCAAGCAATAAACCATCTACATGCTGCCTGTTTcctaataaacaaacaaacaaacaaaaaataactaatGTAACTAAGAGAGTCATCCAtaaaactgcagtaaaaacacacactgagcctcTGTAACGGGGCAGAATCCCGTCCCGTGTCATGCGGCCTTGATCCTTCCTCTCGTCACCTTTAATCCTCTGTTTGTTATAAAGTCTCATTAGAACATGAGGATCCGTGCTCAGGAGGATCACAGATATACAGACCTACTGTGACCCATCGCCTGCTTTttatatcctgtgtgtgtgtgtgtgtgtgtgtgtgtgcgtgtgtgtgtgtgcagggctaTAGCCATCATTTCAAAGCTTAGGAGGATGGCATGTACAGGCCCTTGAAAccagaacaaaaaataaaataaaataaaataaaataaaataaattgaaaaaagaaaatgaatagcAAGAAAAATACTAATGAAATTGccacaaaatgaccaaaaatgaaaataaataaatatagaagtaatgaaagaaatgaaaggtgCTTCTTCCAACCAGTTTACAACCCTGCAGTTTACATCCACGTCTGTCAGGACATGGATGTAAACTTGTATGTGTTCATATTACTTggccaataaagctgattctgataaAAGACAGCACTGTAGCCATGACAGCAGACGATGTTTCACATATGGATGTCgctgcaaacaaacatcaaattcTAAAAGATCTGGACAGTCACCACAGATTCGAGGTGGACACCCAGGATTAGTGTCACCACTTCGGTATCTGACCAAATGTGCAATATCGTCTCAGTTTCCCCCTCTGTTCCTGAGTTATAGTGTTGAATAATGGCCAGGAAAGCCCTTTGACCTTTGAACACCGAAATCTCATCAGTCCATCCCTGAGTCAGAGTGGatatttgtgccaaatttgaagaaattccctcaagGTGTTTCTGAGATATTGTGTTCGCGAGAATGGGATGGACCAACATGTGGACAATAATTTGTACTGAGGGGGACATGTCATTCCCATCCCCCATATCCAgtaaaccctctctctctctctctctctctctctctctctctctctctctctctctctctctctctgtgtgtgtgtgtgtgtgtgtgtgtgtgtgctcaggacATTTTCAGTGCAGCAGGGTAAAAATAACAGAACCGTTTCTGCGGTCATGAAGAGGCGAATTCAGGTCAGTCAGGCAGTGTGGGGCACCTCACTCGTCTACACCTGCAGCACTTTAATAagtatttttctacaaaaaaaaatacttattaAGTGCTTTTCAGAGAGTGACATGTAATTaacaagaggaggaaaaagcacAACTGCACACCTTCTTGACTGTTGCGACACAAAGCTGTATCTGTTTTCCAGACAAGTTGACAAACACCCAGCATgggtattttcatttttaggtACAAAGAGATGATCCTTCACCTGCAAAGTGGAACAGCAATACAGATGTCTCCTATGAATATATCGCCCTCTGAGCCAATCAGTAAGAAACATGTCACTTTTTTCAACCTGTAAT comes from Myripristis murdjan chromosome 12, fMyrMur1.1, whole genome shotgun sequence and encodes:
- the hic2 gene encoding hypermethylated in cancer 2 protein → MEQPNYAKQLLMQLNQQRCKGYLCDVIIMVDNALFRAHKNILAASSSYFKSLVLHDNLINLDTDMVKPSAFRQVLDFIYTGQLPHSYHVNDQDVSALLTAASYLQLSDLAALCRRTLKSSSSNKTPSSTATSLTLYGHLFYPRRPSCAPLRLSDNHHSKDVARSHKQIQNGHQREDLSEEELYFAQYLSLNPSPVVKINNSTEMGLDLSLQLTTKSPTGSTATEEISPSSLQQGSPQSGTHSTSNSTSSDDIPSNSTSAVCNQRPKQGDVQQHPKVATDSQQSTGRKRPRSSSESSLETMDKVQGKSQGVASGELDHGEERVPSELEDQEEIREAELTLENDLENSEKSIQSENEEEPTNGNKNASYIYQPQPGFEPALDDYLYVCIPCKRAFPTSEELNTHVESHTAEELNIKVRDVEERGSIKDEDQDQENPSKESHSMKGETTSDQMLPCHVCSICNKGYMDVALLRQHEKSHWLTRPFPCNICGRLFTQRGTMTRHMRGHLGLKPFACEECGMRFTRHYRLTEHMRVHTGEKPYGCQLCGRKFTQQRNLISHFRMHTLPS